In one window of Psychrobacter sp. P2G3 DNA:
- a CDS encoding argininosuccinate synthase, producing the protein MAQLDPKNINKIVLAYSGGLDTSIIAKWLQETYDAEVITFTADIGQGEEVEPARAKAEAMGIKHIHIEDLREEFARDYVFPMFRANAIYEGEYLLGTSIARPLIAKRLVEIAKEHNADAISHGATGKGNDQVRFELGAVALSPDVVTIAPWREWDLSSRESLMEYAKEHNIAIDYAGNKTKSPYSMDANLLHISYEGGILEDPYAEAEDDMWRWSVSPEEAPDEAQYLELEYEKGDIVAIDGETLKPYEIMIKLNEIGGKHGIGRLDIVENRYVGMKSRGCYETPAGTIMLKAHRGIESLTLDREAAHLKDELMPRYAKTIYNGYWFSPERMMLQALIDKSQEYVNGTVRVKLYKGAVSVVGRKSDDSLFDEKIATFEDDAGAYDQKDAEGFIRLNGLRLAIEASRGRDLSK; encoded by the coding sequence ATGGCTCAGCTTGATCCAAAAAATATCAATAAAATCGTATTGGCATATTCAGGTGGCCTTGATACCTCAATCATCGCTAAATGGCTTCAAGAAACCTATGATGCCGAAGTGATTACTTTTACTGCTGACATTGGTCAAGGTGAAGAGGTAGAGCCGGCGCGCGCTAAAGCTGAAGCGATGGGCATCAAACATATCCATATCGAAGACTTACGTGAAGAATTTGCCCGCGATTATGTATTTCCTATGTTCCGTGCCAATGCTATTTATGAAGGTGAGTATCTGCTCGGTACTTCTATCGCCCGTCCACTGATTGCCAAACGATTGGTCGAGATTGCCAAAGAACACAATGCTGACGCTATCAGCCATGGTGCGACCGGTAAAGGCAATGACCAAGTGCGTTTTGAGCTCGGTGCTGTTGCCTTGTCTCCAGATGTTGTGACCATTGCGCCTTGGCGTGAGTGGGATTTGTCTAGCCGTGAAAGCTTGATGGAATATGCTAAAGAGCATAATATTGCGATCGATTATGCGGGTAATAAGACCAAATCTCCTTACTCAATGGATGCTAACTTACTGCATATCTCTTATGAGGGCGGTATCCTAGAAGATCCATATGCTGAAGCAGAAGACGATATGTGGCGTTGGTCAGTCAGCCCAGAAGAAGCACCTGATGAAGCGCAATATCTAGAATTAGAATACGAAAAAGGTGATATCGTTGCGATTGACGGCGAGACACTCAAGCCATATGAGATTATGATTAAGCTAAATGAAATCGGTGGCAAGCATGGTATCGGACGTTTAGATATCGTAGAAAACCGTTACGTTGGTATGAAGTCACGTGGTTGCTACGAGACACCAGCTGGTACAATTATGTTAAAAGCGCATCGCGGCATTGAGTCATTAACGCTAGATCGTGAAGCGGCGCATCTAAAAGATGAGCTAATGCCACGCTATGCTAAAACTATCTACAATGGTTACTGGTTTAGTCCTGAACGTATGATGTTACAAGCTTTGATTGATAAATCACAAGAGTATGTAAACGGTACGGTACGTGTGAAGTTGTACAAAGGTGCTGTTAGCGTCGTTGGTCGTAAGTCAGATGATTCTTTGTTCGATGAAAAAATCGCGACTTTTGAAGATGATGCTGGCGCGTATGATCAAAAAGATGCGGAAGGTTTCATCCGTCTAAATGGTCTACGTCTAGCTATTGAAGCCAGCCGTGGTCGTGACTTATCAAAATGA
- the pyrC gene encoding dihydroorotase — MTPITDSIKELTILQPDDWHIHLRDDKALATTVAHAAASFNRVICMPNLVPPVKNTDDARAYRARIMQHLHDSNLDAERKAAFDPRMTLYLTDQTTAKDIEVAAQSGIVQAVKLYPAGATTNSADGVTDINACVDVFEAMEKYNLPLLLHGEVTHDHVDIFDREKRFLEEVLGQIIAKFPTLKIVMEHITTSDAADFVLAQGNQVAATITPQHLMFNRNHMLLGGIKPHFYCLPILKRKQHQEVLLNVATSGSPKFFLGTDSAPHATDKKEAACGCAGCYSSSIALPLYATAFDSVGKIDKLEGFTSLFGAQFYGLPVNETTVTLTNNPMQVPTGYPYFDGQTLTPLMAGEMLPWSIKA, encoded by the coding sequence ATGACCCCAATTACTGATTCCATTAAAGAGTTAACTATCCTTCAGCCAGACGATTGGCATATTCACTTGCGTGATGATAAAGCACTTGCCACCACTGTAGCGCATGCGGCGGCAAGCTTTAATCGCGTCATCTGTATGCCAAATCTAGTACCACCAGTTAAAAATACTGATGATGCGCGTGCCTATCGCGCTCGTATCATGCAGCATTTGCACGATAGTAATTTGGATGCTGAGCGCAAAGCTGCTTTTGACCCACGTATGACTTTATATCTAACTGATCAAACTACCGCAAAAGATATTGAAGTAGCTGCCCAATCAGGTATCGTACAAGCGGTCAAACTGTATCCTGCGGGCGCTACAACCAACTCTGCTGATGGCGTGACTGATATTAATGCCTGCGTTGATGTGTTCGAAGCCATGGAAAAGTATAATTTACCACTACTACTACACGGTGAAGTAACGCACGACCATGTCGATATTTTTGATCGTGAAAAACGCTTTTTAGAAGAGGTGCTTGGGCAAATTATTGCTAAATTCCCTACTCTCAAAATTGTGATGGAGCATATTACTACTAGTGACGCGGCTGACTTTGTCTTAGCACAAGGTAATCAAGTTGCAGCCACTATTACCCCGCAGCACTTGATGTTCAACCGTAACCACATGCTATTGGGTGGTATCAAGCCGCATTTTTATTGTTTGCCCATCTTAAAACGTAAACAACACCAAGAAGTACTGCTAAATGTTGCTACTAGTGGCAGTCCAAAATTCTTTTTGGGAACTGATTCAGCGCCACATGCAACAGATAAAAAAGAAGCCGCTTGTGGCTGTGCTGGCTGCTACAGCTCATCAATTGCCCTACCCTTATATGCGACCGCATTTGATAGTGTCGGCAAAATTGATAAATTAGAAGGTTTCACTAGCCTTTTTGGTGCACAGTTTTATGGCCTACCAGTTAACGAAACTACCGTGACCTTAACGAATAACCCTATGCAAGTGCCTACAGGTTACCCTTACTTTGATGGGCAAACGCTTACACCACTAATGGCTGGTGAGATGCTACCCTGGTCCATCAAAGCATAA
- the rnt gene encoding ribonuclease T → MTMKERFRKFVPVIVDVETAGFNAQTDALLEIACIPILLDEHGVFYPGEALNAHIEPFEGANLEPRSLAFTGIDPNNPMRKAIAEDEKTALRRIFKGLKEVRRAEDCRQCVLVGHNAHFDLAFLNAAVMRTNSKNHNPFHQFSVFDTVTLSALAFGQTVLARACKAAGLEFDGSHAHSALYDTQKTAELFCHILNQYPMLPNALHTEQTEVELTDNDDE, encoded by the coding sequence ATGACTATGAAAGAGCGCTTTCGTAAGTTTGTACCCGTCATTGTCGATGTTGAGACAGCAGGATTTAATGCGCAGACCGATGCACTACTAGAAATTGCTTGTATTCCAATCTTATTAGACGAGCATGGAGTATTTTACCCAGGAGAAGCACTCAATGCTCATATTGAACCTTTCGAAGGTGCCAATCTAGAGCCAAGATCACTGGCATTCACTGGTATAGATCCTAACAACCCTATGCGTAAAGCAATTGCAGAAGATGAAAAGACTGCGCTACGTCGGATCTTTAAAGGACTAAAAGAAGTACGCCGTGCTGAAGACTGTCGTCAATGTGTACTAGTCGGTCATAATGCGCATTTTGACTTAGCATTCTTGAATGCCGCAGTAATGCGTACTAATAGCAAAAACCATAACCCGTTCCATCAATTTTCAGTGTTTGATACGGTTACTTTATCAGCGTTGGCCTTTGGTCAAACAGTACTAGCACGTGCTTGTAAAGCTGCTGGGCTTGAGTTTGATGGTAGTCATGCTCACTCAGCACTTTATGATACTCAAAAGACAGCCGAGCTATTTTGTCATATTCTAAACCAGTACCCTATGTTGCCCAATGCTTTACATACTGAGCAAACAGAGGTAGAGTTAACTGACAACGACGATGAATAA
- a CDS encoding BLUF domain-containing protein, which yields MNHLEEIDLYQFVYVSRITSTGLSGASTLNDIAEISIKNNKDDDITGVLCYGNGYFFQCVEGTEQVLTNLKNRLLMDDRHKDIQTLDFCAISERGFTGWSLRSIILERWMISDPKAKALMPFKPYNWAPNEWKQFLKILKGYYKEQEKTGEVDAQPIKYNALGLTLGKVVGQHQAFFLIQTVLGALIILALLWFMLSDKF from the coding sequence ATGAACCATTTAGAAGAGATTGATCTTTACCAGTTTGTATATGTTAGCCGGATTACTTCAACGGGGCTATCTGGCGCTAGCACACTAAATGATATTGCTGAAATTTCTATAAAAAATAATAAAGATGATGATATTACTGGTGTACTTTGTTATGGCAATGGATACTTTTTCCAATGCGTAGAGGGTACAGAGCAAGTACTAACTAATTTGAAAAATCGATTACTCATGGATGATAGGCATAAAGATATCCAAACTTTAGATTTCTGTGCGATTAGCGAGCGCGGATTTACTGGTTGGTCATTACGCTCCATCATACTTGAACGTTGGATGATCAGTGATCCTAAAGCCAAGGCACTTATGCCTTTTAAACCCTATAACTGGGCTCCTAATGAGTGGAAACAATTTTTGAAAATTTTGAAAGGTTATTATAAAGAGCAAGAAAAGACAGGTGAAGTCGATGCTCAGCCAATTAAGTACAATGCACTAGGTTTAACATTAGGTAAAGTTGTAGGGCAGCATCAAGCTTTTTTCTTAATTCAAACTGTATTGGGTGCGCTAATCATATTGGCATTATTATGGTTTATGCTATCTGATAAATTCTAA
- the ispD gene encoding 2-C-methyl-D-erythritol 4-phosphate cytidylyltransferase, whose protein sequence is MNTIPRIHAMIVAAGRGSRFGASIAKQYIQLQDQTLLQHSVARLACSTYIDKCLLVIAANDSTAQTLDFALPIHYAVGGIERWQSVQAGVEAISNAGAKDSDLVLIHDAARPAVPSHDIDQVIEAAILEPYGAILATPVADTLKESYLQSTAQSELVDNTISSSTHPYAKRTIDRSNMWQAQTPQVFRLDQLQKVLAYVAEHQLAITDEASAFEHLQLPIRLVTGSRQNIKLTYPEDATLLAAILNAQS, encoded by the coding sequence ATGAATACTATACCTCGTATACATGCCATGATCGTCGCTGCTGGTCGCGGTAGTCGTTTTGGTGCGTCTATAGCCAAGCAATATATCCAGCTGCAAGATCAGACGCTGCTACAGCATAGTGTGGCAAGGCTTGCGTGTAGTACTTATATTGATAAGTGCTTATTGGTAATAGCGGCAAATGACAGCACAGCACAGACGTTAGATTTTGCACTTCCTATACATTATGCTGTCGGTGGAATTGAGCGTTGGCAGTCAGTACAGGCAGGGGTAGAGGCCATCAGTAATGCAGGTGCTAAGGATTCAGATCTAGTGCTGATACATGATGCTGCGCGTCCTGCTGTGCCCAGTCATGATATCGATCAAGTTATTGAAGCGGCGATACTAGAGCCTTATGGCGCTATTTTAGCCACACCTGTGGCTGATACCCTAAAAGAGTCCTATCTCCAGTCTACTGCCCAATCTGAGCTCGTAGATAATACAATAAGTAGCAGCACACATCCTTATGCTAAACGTACTATCGACCGTAGTAATATGTGGCAAGCACAAACCCCGCAAGTCTTTCGACTAGATCAGCTGCAGAAAGTACTAGCATATGTCGCTGAACATCAACTAGCTATTACCGATGAAGCCAGTGCTTTCGAACACTTACAGCTGCCTATTCGACTCGTTACTGGCAGTCGTCAAAATATCAAACTTACCTATCCTGAAGATGCTACGTTGCTAGCCGCTATTCTCAACGCTCAAAGCTAG
- a CDS encoding septum formation initiator family protein, with protein sequence MKYLSQFILLALAVAVLLGLQYQYWLGENGRFERNKLLTQIEDQQRLNDNQVAANNLLRTDVHDLKNGLEAVEEHARLDLGLIKPNETFVQVSTAPTTHSRY encoded by the coding sequence ATGAAATACTTAAGCCAATTTATATTACTCGCTCTAGCTGTTGCAGTACTTTTGGGTCTGCAATATCAGTATTGGCTGGGTGAAAATGGTCGCTTTGAGCGCAACAAACTGTTAACTCAAATTGAAGATCAGCAGCGCTTGAATGACAATCAAGTGGCGGCAAACAACCTGTTACGTACCGATGTCCATGATTTAAAAAATGGTCTTGAAGCAGTAGAAGAGCATGCTCGTTTAGATTTGGGCTTGATTAAGCCAAATGAGACTTTTGTACAAGTATCAACCGCACCAACCACGCACAGCCGCTATTGA
- the eno gene encoding phosphopyruvate hydratase — MYAEETNNVTAIKDIRAREILDSRGNPTIEADVILADGTIGRAAAPSGASTGSREALELRDGDKDRYMGKGVKKAVANVNSQIRSALVDKDVTEQQGIDDAMIALDGTENKDSLGANAMLAVSLATAKAAAKSQNLPLHQYIANLRNQTSLTMPVPMMNILNGGEHADNTVDIQEFMIEPVGFTSFSEALRAGTEIFHSLKSVLKSQGLNTAVGDEGGFAPNLRSNEEAITVIMQAIEQVGYKAGEDIHLALDCAASEFYKDGQYILAGEGNKAFDSQGFSDYLVGLARQYPIISIEDGLDESDWDGWKYLTEQIGDKVQLVGDDLFVTNPAILQEGIDKHIANAILIKFNQIGTLSETLDAIYLAKKNGYATIISHRSGETEDSTIADLAVGTAAGQIKTGSLCRSDRVAKYNQLLRIEQQVRASYRGREEFIGLRG; from the coding sequence ATGTACGCTGAAGAAACCAACAACGTCACCGCAATTAAAGACATTCGCGCTCGTGAGATTTTAGACTCGCGCGGTAACCCAACGATTGAAGCCGATGTAATTTTAGCCGATGGTACTATCGGCCGTGCTGCTGCTCCAAGCGGCGCTTCTACTGGCTCGCGTGAGGCGCTTGAGCTGCGTGATGGCGACAAAGATCGCTATATGGGTAAAGGCGTTAAAAAAGCCGTTGCCAACGTTAATAGCCAGATTCGCAGTGCTTTGGTAGATAAAGATGTTACAGAGCAGCAAGGTATCGATGACGCTATGATTGCGTTAGATGGTACAGAAAACAAAGACAGTCTTGGTGCTAATGCGATGCTAGCCGTGTCACTGGCGACTGCCAAAGCTGCTGCTAAGTCACAAAATCTGCCATTACATCAATACATTGCCAACTTACGTAATCAGACGTCGCTGACGATGCCTGTACCGATGATGAACATCTTAAACGGTGGCGAGCATGCGGATAATACGGTTGATATCCAAGAGTTTATGATTGAGCCAGTTGGTTTCACCAGCTTCTCAGAAGCGCTGCGTGCTGGTACGGAGATTTTCCATAGCTTAAAGTCTGTTTTGAAATCACAAGGCTTGAATACAGCAGTCGGCGATGAAGGCGGCTTTGCACCGAACTTACGTAGCAATGAAGAAGCTATCACTGTTATCATGCAGGCGATTGAGCAAGTTGGCTATAAAGCGGGTGAAGATATTCATTTGGCTTTAGACTGTGCTGCTAGCGAGTTCTATAAAGATGGTCAATACATCTTGGCAGGCGAGGGCAATAAGGCTTTCGATAGTCAAGGATTCTCCGACTATTTAGTTGGATTGGCACGTCAATATCCTATTATCTCTATCGAAGACGGTCTTGATGAGTCAGATTGGGATGGTTGGAAGTATTTGACTGAGCAGATTGGTGATAAGGTTCAGTTGGTTGGTGATGATTTATTTGTGACCAATCCTGCTATTTTACAAGAAGGTATTGATAAGCATATCGCCAATGCAATTTTGATTAAGTTTAACCAAATTGGTACATTATCAGAAACGTTAGATGCGATTTACCTTGCCAAGAAAAATGGCTATGCAACGATTATCTCGCATCGTTCAGGTGAAACTGAAGATAGTACTATTGCAGATTTAGCGGTTGGTACTGCTGCTGGTCAGATCAAAACTGGCTCACTATGCCGTTCAGATCGCGTCGCGAAATATAATCAGTTGCTACGTATCGAACAACAAGTCCGTGCAAGCTATCGTGGCCGTGAAGAGTTCATTGGTCTACGTGGTTAA
- a CDS encoding cation-translocating P-type ATPase, whose protein sequence is MNDSTRTANDQSYDVETDIQSNTTLAPERAHLQLAIDGMTCQACASRIEKVLNKKPSVYEVSVNFAGETANVDYDPTQTTPEQVTDWVNKTGFVANLQAGDSLFAKTDKDTATEYPWRLIGLWICLVPFLVGMAGMLFGQGMSWMLPVWMQFVLATIVQFGLALPFYKSAWASIKGGLANMDVLVVIGTVTIWAYSTYLWLTHGDGTLSSLLQSGHAGGHGADSGPAVYFEAGVMVIAFVRTGKYLEERTKKHSLNSIDLLLSLTPDEVEQQQPNGDFHNVALQDVQIGNILRAKQGSRVATDGTVIGGSGWCVESHLTGESVPLKKEEGDGLLAGALVENGSLLYRVSAKGSDTKLGDMVQALSDAQGSKANLARLADRVTAVFVPVVVAIAIVTFGLTWWLTGMIDIALMHAVSVLVIACPCALGLATPAAIMAGMGVAARHGVWFKDAQSLEAAGNIDTVVLDKTGTLTIGKPTIVDNVMVDKSLAIDDVLQIAASVEAHASHPLATALINAATARNLPLMNVTDISVIKGAGIQANIEGLGLVKVGTAEFANLTLPKLMPKVWQIASTVAISINDEPLGAFALADDLKADTPQAITALQDSGINVILMSGDKQSVVDHVAGQLGIEQAYGKMSPRDKASQIALLQTAGHKVAMAGDGVNDAPAMATADASFAMFEGTDVAQHSASARLMGESLMHIDAAQKIAQATLRNIKQNLFFAFIYNCLGIPLAAFGFLNPMIAAAAMALSSISVLMNALRLTRFKTEVELHNTVSPSDMETQSSAKI, encoded by the coding sequence ATGAATGATTCTACCCGTACCGCCAATGACCAGTCCTATGATGTTGAGACTGATATTCAGTCTAATACGACGCTCGCGCCCGAGCGTGCACACCTGCAACTGGCCATTGATGGAATGACATGTCAGGCTTGTGCCTCACGCATCGAGAAGGTACTTAATAAAAAGCCGTCGGTATATGAGGTGAGTGTAAACTTCGCTGGCGAGACCGCCAATGTAGATTACGATCCGACGCAGACCACGCCCGAGCAAGTCACGGATTGGGTAAATAAGACGGGTTTCGTTGCAAACTTGCAGGCAGGTGATAGCTTGTTTGCGAAAACAGATAAAGATACGGCGACTGAATACCCATGGCGACTGATTGGGTTATGGATTTGCTTGGTGCCATTTTTAGTTGGTATGGCAGGCATGCTTTTCGGTCAGGGTATGTCATGGATGCTACCGGTCTGGATGCAGTTTGTCTTAGCGACAATTGTACAATTTGGACTGGCGTTACCATTTTATAAAAGCGCTTGGGCGTCAATCAAAGGTGGTCTTGCCAATATGGATGTGCTGGTGGTCATCGGTACGGTAACCATTTGGGCATACTCAACTTATTTATGGCTCACTCATGGCGATGGCACCTTAAGTAGTCTTTTGCAAAGTGGTCATGCTGGTGGTCACGGTGCGGATAGCGGTCCTGCGGTGTATTTTGAAGCAGGGGTAATGGTCATTGCGTTTGTTCGTACGGGTAAATATCTTGAAGAGCGCACCAAAAAGCACAGCCTTAATAGTATTGATTTATTATTGTCATTAACTCCTGATGAAGTCGAGCAACAGCAGCCGAATGGCGACTTTCATAATGTTGCCCTGCAAGATGTGCAGATTGGTAATATTTTGCGCGCTAAGCAAGGGAGCCGCGTAGCAACTGATGGTACGGTTATCGGTGGCAGTGGTTGGTGTGTGGAGAGTCATTTAACTGGTGAGTCAGTACCACTCAAAAAAGAAGAGGGCGATGGACTACTAGCAGGCGCTCTAGTCGAAAACGGCAGCTTACTATATCGCGTCAGTGCTAAAGGCAGCGATACGAAGCTTGGTGATATGGTACAGGCGCTCAGTGATGCGCAAGGCTCAAAAGCCAATTTAGCGCGACTTGCCGATAGAGTAACGGCAGTATTTGTCCCAGTCGTAGTGGCGATTGCTATTGTCACTTTTGGGCTGACATGGTGGTTGACCGGTATGATTGACATCGCCTTGATGCATGCAGTGTCTGTATTAGTCATTGCCTGTCCGTGTGCACTTGGTTTGGCCACACCAGCCGCTATCATGGCTGGTATGGGTGTCGCTGCGCGTCATGGCGTTTGGTTTAAAGACGCGCAAAGCCTAGAAGCCGCAGGTAATATTGATACCGTTGTCTTGGATAAAACAGGCACATTAACCATCGGTAAGCCTACTATCGTGGACAATGTGATGGTAGATAAGTCGCTTGCCATTGATGATGTCTTACAAATTGCCGCGAGCGTTGAGGCGCATGCCAGCCACCCCTTAGCGACTGCGCTTATCAATGCGGCTACCGCGCGAAACTTACCGTTAATGAATGTGACTGATATTAGCGTCATCAAAGGCGCTGGTATACAAGCAAATATCGAAGGCTTAGGTCTTGTAAAAGTCGGTACCGCAGAGTTTGCTAACTTGACGTTGCCAAAGCTGATGCCAAAGGTATGGCAAATTGCTAGTACCGTTGCGATTAGTATTAATGATGAGCCGCTTGGTGCTTTTGCCCTTGCTGATGACTTAAAGGCTGATACGCCGCAAGCCATTACCGCGCTACAGGATTCTGGTATCAATGTCATTTTGATGAGTGGTGATAAGCAGTCCGTCGTCGATCATGTGGCAGGGCAGCTGGGTATTGAACAAGCTTACGGTAAAATGAGCCCTCGTGATAAAGCAAGCCAAATTGCCTTATTGCAAACCGCTGGTCATAAAGTTGCGATGGCAGGTGATGGTGTCAACGATGCGCCAGCGATGGCAACAGCGGATGCCAGCTTTGCCATGTTTGAGGGTACTGATGTTGCTCAGCATAGCGCCTCTGCACGCTTGATGGGCGAGTCGCTCATGCATATCGATGCTGCGCAAAAAATTGCTCAAGCAACACTGCGTAATATCAAGCAAAATTTGTTTTTTGCTTTTATCTATAATTGCCTTGGTATTCCGCTTGCCGCTTTTGGCTTTTTAAACCCTATGATTGCCGCCGCCGCTATGGCGCTTAGCTCCATTTCAGTATTAATGAATGCGCTACGATTGACACGATTTAAAACAGAGGTGGAGCTACATAATACGGTATCCCCATCTGATATGGAAACGCAAAGCTCAGCGAAGATATAA
- a CDS encoding cation transporter translates to MADQTRIIKIDGMTCGGCVASVHNATADIDGLDDISIELADNQATVTFDDSKTSAEAIASAIDEAGFDATVANS, encoded by the coding sequence ATGGCAGACCAAACACGTATTATTAAAATTGATGGCATGACTTGTGGTGGCTGTGTGGCAAGCGTCCATAATGCCACCGCCGATATCGATGGTTTAGATGATATCAGTATCGAGCTTGCAGACAATCAAGCGACGGTAACCTTTGACGATAGCAAAACCAGTGCAGAAGCTATTGCATCTGCTATCGACGAAGCTGGATTTGATGCGACCGTCGCTAACTCTTAA
- a CDS encoding cation transporter, with the protein MAIQIAQVSIENIDDAEGLDSVMIALKNITGVIAIELDPDKDIATVSYDDTDTSIHALTAAISMVDYVTQPFPIDAPQNPHHHD; encoded by the coding sequence ATGGCCATTCAAATTGCACAAGTCAGTATTGAAAATATTGATGACGCAGAAGGTCTAGATAGTGTGATGATTGCTCTTAAGAATATTACAGGGGTGATCGCAATCGAGCTCGATCCTGATAAAGACATTGCTACCGTAAGCTACGATGATACCGATACCAGTATTCATGCCTTAACTGCCGCAATTAGCATGGTCGATTATGTTACCCAGCCGTTTCCTATTGATGCACCGCAAAATCCACATCATCATGATTAG
- the kdsA gene encoding 3-deoxy-8-phosphooctulonate synthase: MDNLLTAQSHIQLTTPNNNTINIGNDQPFVLFGGMNVLESKELAFEIAEQYVEICQRLGIGYVFKASFDKANRSSLHSYRGPGLEQGIDWLGQIKEKFQVPIITDVHEPYQAAPVAEVADIIQLPAFLSRQTDLVHAMAKTDAIINIKKAQFLAPHEMRHIVNKCLEGGNDKLILCERGSAFGYNNLVVDMLGFDTMKQMDIPVFFDVTHSLQQPGARSDSAGGRREQITTLARAGMATGLAGLFLEAHPSPETAKCDGPCALRMSQLEPFLRQLKQIDDLVKGFEVLDTH; the protein is encoded by the coding sequence ATGGATAACTTATTAACCGCGCAATCACATATTCAGCTTACTACTCCTAACAATAACACCATTAATATCGGTAACGATCAGCCATTTGTATTGTTCGGCGGTATGAATGTCTTAGAGTCAAAAGAGTTGGCATTTGAGATTGCTGAGCAGTATGTCGAGATATGCCAGCGTTTGGGCATCGGCTATGTATTCAAAGCCAGCTTTGATAAAGCCAATCGCTCGAGCCTACATTCGTATCGAGGCCCTGGGTTAGAGCAAGGTATTGATTGGCTAGGGCAAATTAAAGAGAAGTTCCAAGTGCCGATCATTACTGATGTGCATGAACCATATCAAGCGGCACCAGTGGCTGAGGTTGCTGATATTATCCAGCTTCCTGCGTTTTTATCACGCCAGACTGACTTGGTACATGCGATGGCTAAGACAGACGCCATCATCAATATTAAAAAAGCGCAGTTTTTAGCCCCGCACGAGATGCGCCATATCGTTAATAAATGCCTCGAAGGTGGAAACGATAAGCTTATCCTTTGTGAGCGCGGTAGTGCCTTTGGTTATAATAATCTAGTTGTTGATATGCTGGGCTTTGATACCATGAAGCAGATGGATATTCCAGTATTCTTTGATGTGACACATAGCTTACAGCAGCCGGGTGCACGTAGTGATAGTGCAGGTGGACGTCGTGAGCAAATAACGACGCTTGCCCGTGCAGGTATGGCAACAGGACTAGCAGGGCTGTTTTTAGAAGCGCATCCAAGCCCAGAAACGGCAAAGTGTGACGGCCCATGTGCATTGCGTATGAGTCAACTAGAGCCATTCTTACGTCAGCTGAAGCAGATTGATGATTTGGTCAAAGGCTTTGAGGTATTAGATACTCATTAA